Proteins from one Gossypium raimondii isolate GPD5lz chromosome 8, ASM2569854v1, whole genome shotgun sequence genomic window:
- the LOC105793257 gene encoding uncharacterized protein LOC105793257, whose translation MDWKAVGHNRLLELNEMEEFWTQAYKKAKLYKEKTKWWHDKMIMPRKFKLGQQVLLFNSRLKLFTGKLKSRWSGPYEVAQVYPHGAVDVKDMKTGVTFKVNEQCLKHYWGAHVDQDNSFHDFQRQNKECEIISCASAATL comes from the exons ATGGACTGGAAAGCTGTTGGCCATAACAGGTTGttagaattgaatgaaatggaagaatttTGGACACAGGCATATAAGAAGGCTAAACTCTACAAGGAGAAAACCAAGTGGTGGCATGATAAGATGATTATGCCAAGGAAATTTAAACTAGgacaacaagtgttgttgttcaACTCTAGGCTCAAATTGTTCACTGGTAAATTAAAATCTCGCTGGTCAGGTCCATATGAAGTAGCTCAAGTCTATCCTCATGGAGCTGTTGATGTCAAAGATATGAAAACGGGGgtcacatttaaagttaatgaaCAATGCTTAAAGCACTACTGGGGTGCTCATGTGGATCAAGACAA TTCTTTCCATGATTTCCAGAGACAGAATAAGGAATGTGAAATTATCAGTTGTGCTTCTGCTGCAACATTGTGA